A genome region from Bacillota bacterium includes the following:
- a CDS encoding MarR family transcriptional regulator, translated as MPGPVRVAVIGPADMVDQATAVAGGIPGVRVLPLAYEHEGRAPELYRQAAGQAEVVLFTGPLAYQRTVAEVRASVPALYIPYSAMWLYASLFRVGDRGSLSRVSVDTMDRRVVEETYRELGIPLLDLYVHEYSGIPDPEILVQFHLDLYRDGKTSHALTCLRRVHGRLRDLGVPCAWLVPSRVAMAEALEKAMLVGEGIRARGMQMVVGLVKIHPDGTTLTPLQQQRGRLRVYDILLGFVEEIDGHMWYDGGDEYQFFTTRMLFEKSTNFYTSWNLVERLNRAGVRVSVGVGFGETANRAGANARSALEEAIKTGGNKCYVMTERKRLIGPLGAGSVAYEVRSTDPGLLDRARELGMAPASLSRVLAVLEGLGEEFTAREVAAGLHVSPRSANRILGRLQAGGLVEQAGQEAPGRRGRPRLVYRLTGDAGSPSG; from the coding sequence ATGCCCGGGCCGGTGCGAGTGGCCGTGATCGGACCTGCCGACATGGTGGATCAGGCCACTGCAGTCGCGGGTGGCATCCCCGGAGTGAGGGTCCTGCCCCTGGCCTACGAGCACGAGGGTCGGGCGCCGGAACTGTACCGCCAGGCCGCCGGACAGGCCGAGGTGGTGCTGTTCACCGGTCCCCTTGCCTACCAGAGAACGGTGGCGGAGGTCCGTGCCAGCGTCCCAGCCCTGTATATCCCGTATTCGGCCATGTGGCTTTACGCCTCTCTTTTCCGCGTGGGCGACAGGGGTTCCCTGTCCCGGGTGAGTGTGGACACCATGGACCGGCGCGTGGTGGAAGAAACTTATCGGGAGCTCGGCATTCCTCTCCTCGACCTGTACGTGCACGAGTACAGTGGCATCCCCGACCCGGAAATCCTGGTGCAATTTCACCTCGACCTTTACCGCGACGGTAAGACTTCCCATGCTCTGACCTGCCTGCGCCGGGTACACGGGCGCCTGCGTGACCTGGGTGTTCCCTGCGCCTGGCTGGTACCTTCCCGGGTGGCCATGGCCGAGGCGCTGGAAAAGGCCATGCTGGTGGGGGAGGGGATACGTGCCCGCGGCATGCAGATGGTGGTGGGACTGGTAAAGATCCACCCGGACGGGACCACTCTGACGCCCCTGCAGCAGCAACGGGGAAGGCTGCGGGTGTACGACATCCTGCTGGGATTCGTGGAAGAGATCGATGGCCACATGTGGTACGACGGCGGGGATGAGTACCAGTTCTTCACCACCCGCATGCTCTTTGAAAAGTCCACCAACTTCTACACGAGCTGGAACCTGGTGGAGAGGCTCAACCGCGCAGGTGTGCGGGTGAGCGTGGGAGTAGGTTTCGGAGAGACGGCCAACCGGGCGGGAGCGAACGCCCGCTCTGCCCTCGAGGAAGCCATCAAGACGGGGGGCAACAAGTGCTACGTGATGACGGAGCGTAAGCGCCTGATTGGTCCCCTGGGTGCGGGCTCGGTCGCCTACGAGGTGCGCAGTACTGATCCCGGTCTGCTGGACCGGGCGCGCGAGCTGGGCATGGCTCCGGCATCCCTTAGCCGGGTGCTGGCGGTTCTGGAAGGGCTGGGAGAGGAGTTCACGGCCCGGGAGGTTGCGGCGGGGCTGCACGTTTCTCCCCGCAGCGCTAACCGAATCCTGGGGCGGCTGCAGGCGGGCGGTTTGGTGGAGCAGGCTGGTCAGGAAGCCCCCGGCCGGCGGGGGCGACCGCGGTTGGTGTACCGCCTGACGGGGGACGCGGGCTCCCCGTCAGGATAG
- the pcp gene encoding pyroglutamyl-peptidase I, translated as MKYVLVTGFEPFGGDSINPSSLAAQQLDGFTVEGYQVVTGELPTVARVCGERAISLIEKWQPEVVINVGQAGGRPDISVERVAINLRDYRIPDNAGQKPQDEPIRPGGPVAYFATIPARSIVRRLNDAGIPASVSYSAGTFCCNEVFYAVSDYIAARGLAARNGFVHIPLLPVQAATSSPPRPSMALATVVEALKVVVEECVAAMQEKKVTGRTTGG; from the coding sequence ATGAAGTACGTCCTGGTCACCGGTTTTGAACCCTTCGGAGGAGACAGCATCAATCCTTCCAGCCTGGCAGCGCAGCAACTGGACGGTTTCACCGTAGAGGGATACCAGGTGGTGACAGGAGAACTGCCTACGGTAGCGAGAGTTTGCGGCGAGCGGGCCATCAGCTTGATCGAGAAATGGCAACCGGAAGTGGTCATCAACGTGGGCCAGGCCGGCGGTCGTCCCGACATCAGCGTGGAACGCGTCGCCATAAACCTGCGCGATTACCGCATCCCCGATAACGCCGGCCAGAAACCCCAGGATGAGCCCATCCGTCCGGGCGGGCCGGTTGCCTATTTCGCCACCATTCCGGCCAGGAGCATAGTCCGGCGATTAAACGACGCCGGGATACCTGCGTCGGTGTCTTATTCGGCGGGCACCTTCTGTTGCAACGAGGTTTTCTATGCTGTGTCCGACTACATCGCCGCGCGCGGCCTGGCCGCCAGGAACGGTTTCGTCCACATCCCCCTTTTGCCCGTGCAGGCAGCCACCTCCAGCCCGCCCCGCCCCAGCATGGCCCTGGCCACAGTGGTCGAGGCACTGAAAGTCGTCGTAGAGGAATGCGTAGCCGCCATGCAGGAAAAAAAGGTCACCGGGAGAACAACAGGAGGATAA
- a CDS encoding DUF6125 family protein — translation MSETTVRQKTDPGLGQQEWREKLVDAAKLWLAHDGLWFRAVEEEFGLEAAIKLDERAMARFTVLEAQRIMRRLGMEPGGGIPALVRALGERLYAYINEQDVIEQSENRVVFRMRTCRVQAARQRQGLPDFPCKSVGILEYSEFARIIDPRIQTRCVACPPDPHPPEFWCAWEFTLRQEND, via the coding sequence ATGTCAGAAACAACCGTACGGCAGAAGACGGACCCCGGATTGGGCCAGCAGGAGTGGAGGGAGAAGCTGGTGGATGCGGCCAAGCTGTGGCTGGCCCACGACGGCCTCTGGTTCCGCGCGGTGGAGGAAGAATTCGGCCTCGAGGCGGCCATCAAGCTGGACGAGAGGGCCATGGCCCGCTTCACCGTGCTGGAGGCCCAGCGCATCATGCGGCGCCTGGGCATGGAACCGGGCGGTGGCATTCCCGCCCTGGTGCGGGCCCTGGGCGAGAGACTGTACGCCTACATAAACGAGCAGGATGTGATCGAACAGAGCGAAAACCGGGTGGTGTTCCGCATGCGCACCTGCCGGGTGCAGGCGGCCCGGCAGCGGCAGGGGCTGCCCGACTTCCCGTGCAAGTCAGTGGGCATCCTGGAATACTCCGAATTCGCCCGCATCATCGACCCCCGCATCCAGACCCGATGCGTGGCATGCCCACCGGATCCCCACCCCCCCGAGTTCTGGTGCGCCTGGGAATTCACGCTCAGGCAAGAAAACGATTAG
- a CDS encoding NCS2 family permease, which produces MEKTGWLERKFALLANRTTVRTEVLAGLTTFMTMAYIIFVNPSILKDAGMDFGAVMVATCLSSAAACLIMGLYANYPIALAPGMGINAFFAYTVVRGMGYPWEAALAAVFVDGVLTLLLLTMTGAREAIINSVPMSLKLSISAGIGLFLALIGLQNAGIVQPNPVTLVQLGDFSKPNVLLAAIGLVITGGLVVLRVRGALLLGIIATTLLGIPMGVTNTQGFRLVSLPPSLAPTFGAFAYGLRDVLTVGMIPIVFTFIFVDLFDTVGTIIGVTSKAGMLDERGRLPRANRALYSDTLGTVIGSILGTSCVTSYIESASGMAEGGRTGLTAVVVAVLFVLATFFAPVVGIVPAAATAPVLVIVGVFMIEPIMKVDFGDYLEAIPAFLALAMMPFTYSIAEGIIWGVLSYVVLHAIARRFEKISLTMWILAAVCLLRFFVH; this is translated from the coding sequence ATGGAGAAGACCGGTTGGCTGGAGCGGAAATTCGCCCTCTTGGCGAACCGGACCACGGTGCGGACGGAAGTCCTGGCCGGGCTGACCACCTTCATGACTATGGCCTACATCATCTTCGTTAACCCGTCCATCCTCAAGGACGCCGGCATGGACTTCGGGGCAGTGATGGTGGCCACCTGTCTTTCCTCGGCGGCGGCCTGCTTGATCATGGGGCTGTATGCGAACTATCCCATCGCGTTGGCTCCCGGTATGGGGATCAACGCATTCTTCGCGTATACCGTGGTGAGGGGCATGGGCTACCCCTGGGAAGCAGCCCTGGCGGCGGTGTTCGTCGATGGCGTCCTGACTCTGCTGCTCTTGACCATGACCGGGGCGCGGGAAGCGATCATCAATTCAGTGCCCATGTCGCTCAAGCTTTCCATCTCCGCGGGTATCGGCCTTTTCCTTGCTCTCATCGGTTTACAAAACGCGGGTATCGTCCAGCCCAATCCCGTCACCCTGGTGCAACTGGGTGATTTCTCGAAGCCCAATGTCCTTCTGGCCGCCATCGGTCTGGTGATCACGGGGGGGCTGGTGGTGTTGCGGGTGCGGGGGGCCTTGCTCCTGGGCATCATCGCCACCACGCTGCTCGGTATCCCCATGGGGGTGACCAACACCCAGGGGTTCCGGCTGGTCAGTCTTCCCCCCAGCCTGGCTCCCACCTTCGGGGCCTTTGCTTATGGGCTGCGGGACGTGCTGACCGTGGGCATGATCCCCATCGTGTTCACCTTCATCTTCGTCGACCTCTTCGACACGGTGGGGACCATCATCGGGGTGACCAGCAAGGCGGGCATGCTGGACGAAAGGGGCAGGCTTCCCCGGGCCAACCGGGCCCTGTATTCGGACACCCTGGGCACCGTGATCGGTTCCATCCTGGGGACAAGTTGCGTGACATCCTACATCGAAAGTGCCTCGGGTATGGCCGAAGGCGGGCGCACCGGCCTTACGGCGGTGGTGGTGGCGGTCCTGTTCGTCCTGGCCACCTTCTTCGCCCCTGTGGTGGGCATCGTACCGGCGGCCGCCACCGCCCCCGTGCTGGTCATCGTGGGCGTATTCATGATCGAGCCCATCATGAAAGTGGACTTCGGCGACTACCTGGAAGCCATCCCGGCCTTCCTGGCTCTGGCCATGATGCCGTTTACCTACAGCATCGCCGAGGGTATCATCTGGGGCGTGCTCTCCTACGTGGTCCTGCACGCCATCGCCCGCAGGTTCGAAAAGATCAGCCTCACCATGTGGATCCTGGCGGCGGTGTGTTTGTTGCGCTTCTTCGTACACTGA
- a CDS encoding methyltransferase domain-containing protein, translated as MTEEAYAALRAFFDQAAASWDETVQVDADLIRWVLAHACLRPGDTVLDVGCGTGVLLPYLLDLVGPGGRVYALDISPAMLEKARAKYPSVTYLCAPAEEIPLPERSCRAVVCYSAFPHFPDQGRAVAEMARVLSPGGRLVIAHARSREAINRLHRELGGPVAHHLLPDDGTMRSLLGRSGLCEITLADGEGGYLLVACRP; from the coding sequence GTGACCGAGGAAGCGTACGCCGCCCTGAGGGCATTCTTCGATCAGGCGGCGGCGTCCTGGGATGAGACCGTACAGGTGGACGCCGACCTGATCAGGTGGGTCCTCGCCCACGCCTGCCTGAGGCCGGGCGATACGGTGCTGGACGTAGGTTGTGGAACGGGAGTACTGCTGCCCTACCTGCTGGATCTGGTGGGGCCAGGGGGCCGGGTTTACGCGCTGGATATTTCCCCCGCCATGCTGGAGAAGGCCCGCGCCAAGTACCCGAGTGTGACCTACTTGTGTGCGCCGGCGGAAGAGATCCCCCTGCCCGAGCGCTCCTGCAGGGCTGTGGTGTGCTACTCGGCTTTTCCCCACTTTCCCGATCAGGGGCGGGCCGTGGCAGAGATGGCGCGGGTACTGTCTCCCGGGGGGCGGTTGGTCATCGCTCACGCCAGGAGCCGGGAGGCCATAAACCGCCTGCACCGTGAACTGGGAGGCCCGGTGGCCCATCACCTTCTGCCGGACGACGGCACGATGAGGTCCCTGCTTGGGCGTTCCGGCCTGTGCGAGATCACGTTGGCCGACGGGGAAGGGGGATACCTCCTGGTAGCCTGCCGCCCGTGA
- a CDS encoding DUF134 domain-containing protein produces the protein MPRPPIPRFVEHIPEVTYFKPAGIPLRQLEEVELTVDELEAIRLKDMEGLEQEEAAARMGIARTTFRRVLVSGRAKVAEALVQGKAIRIQGGAFTPAHPGRHRHGRPWQR, from the coding sequence ATGCCCAGACCTCCCATCCCCAGGTTCGTCGAGCACATCCCCGAAGTGACCTACTTCAAGCCGGCCGGGATACCGCTGCGCCAGCTTGAAGAAGTGGAACTGACCGTGGACGAACTGGAAGCCATCCGCTTAAAGGACATGGAAGGTCTCGAGCAGGAAGAAGCCGCCGCGCGCATGGGGATAGCACGCACCACCTTCCGGCGGGTCCTGGTATCGGGACGTGCCAAGGTGGCGGAGGCTCTGGTGCAGGGAAAAGCCATCCGCATCCAGGGCGGCGCCTTCACCCCGGCACATCCGGGACGGCATCGGCACGGCCGCCCCTGGCAGCGTTAA
- the rpoD gene encoding RNA polymerase sigma factor RpoD — protein sequence MSENLDVNALIESLVEKGKNTGSLTYGEIMDTLARADLTPDQIEELYDRLARERIQVVDEQRPEQGQDGKAPARAPEEDLELPEGIALDDPVRMYLKEIGRVPLLTAEEEVELAKRIEQGDEEAKRRLAEANLRLVVSIAKKYVGRGMLFLDLIQEGNLGLIKAVEKFDYRKGYKFSTYATWWIRQAITRAIADQARTIRIPVHMVETINKLIRVSRQLLQELGREPLPEELAAEMDIPVERVREIMKIAQEPVSLETPIGEEEDSHLGDFIEDEEAPAPADAASYLLLREQLDEVLDTLTPRERDVLRLRFGLDDGRPRTLEEVGQIFKVTRERIRQIEAKALRKLRHPSRSKKLKDFLE from the coding sequence GTGAGCGAGAACCTGGACGTGAACGCTCTCATCGAAAGCCTGGTGGAAAAGGGGAAGAATACCGGTTCCCTCACCTACGGGGAGATCATGGACACCCTGGCCCGGGCCGACTTGACTCCCGACCAGATCGAAGAGCTATACGACCGTCTGGCGCGGGAGCGCATCCAGGTGGTGGACGAGCAGCGGCCCGAGCAGGGCCAGGACGGGAAGGCCCCGGCGCGGGCGCCAGAAGAGGATCTGGAACTGCCCGAAGGCATCGCCCTCGACGACCCCGTGCGCATGTACCTCAAGGAAATCGGCCGCGTACCCCTTCTCACCGCAGAAGAAGAGGTGGAGCTGGCCAAGCGCATCGAGCAGGGTGACGAAGAGGCCAAGCGGCGCCTGGCCGAGGCCAACCTGCGCCTGGTGGTGAGTATTGCCAAGAAGTACGTGGGCCGGGGGATGCTATTCCTGGACCTCATCCAGGAAGGGAACCTGGGACTCATCAAGGCGGTGGAGAAGTTCGACTACCGCAAGGGGTACAAGTTCTCCACCTATGCCACCTGGTGGATCCGGCAGGCCATCACCCGGGCCATCGCCGACCAGGCCCGTACCATCCGTATCCCCGTGCACATGGTGGAGACCATCAACAAGCTTATCCGGGTCTCCCGGCAACTCCTGCAGGAACTGGGCCGGGAACCCTTGCCCGAGGAACTGGCGGCGGAAATGGACATCCCCGTGGAGCGGGTGCGGGAGATCATGAAGATTGCCCAGGAGCCGGTTTCCCTGGAGACCCCCATCGGGGAAGAGGAAGACAGCCACCTGGGGGATTTCATCGAGGACGAAGAAGCACCGGCTCCGGCCGACGCCGCCTCGTACCTGCTGCTGCGGGAACAACTCGACGAGGTTCTCGACACCCTGACCCCGCGGGAGCGGGACGTCCTGCGCCTGCGCTTTGGCCTGGATGACGGTCGCCCCCGCACCCTGGAGGAAGTGGGTCAGATATTCAAGGTGACCAGGGAGCGCATCCGCCAGATCGAGGCCAAGGCCCTGCGCAAGCTGCGTCACCCCAGCCGCAGCAAGAAACTCAAGGACTTCCTGGAGTAG
- a CDS encoding TIGR00725 family protein, with amino-acid sequence MIVAVFGAHQCSEEVYQAARRVGQAIARAGAVLVCGGTTGVMEAACLGAKEAGGLTVGILPGESREQANPYVDIPIVTGMGDARNVIIARTCHAAIAISGGYGTLSEIAFALKFGRPVVGLGTWSIARNGTPAGLMLATGPEDAVERALAAARRAGSS; translated from the coding sequence GTGATCGTGGCCGTTTTTGGTGCTCACCAGTGCTCGGAGGAAGTTTACCAGGCGGCCCGCCGGGTGGGGCAGGCTATCGCCCGCGCCGGAGCCGTCCTCGTATGCGGGGGGACCACGGGCGTCATGGAAGCCGCCTGCCTGGGGGCCAAAGAGGCGGGAGGACTGACGGTGGGCATCCTGCCGGGAGAATCCCGGGAACAGGCCAACCCCTATGTGGACATCCCCATAGTTACCGGCATGGGTGATGCCCGCAACGTAATCATCGCCCGCACCTGCCACGCGGCCATCGCCATTTCCGGGGGATACGGCACCCTCTCAGAGATCGCGTTTGCCCTCAAGTTCGGGCGGCCCGTGGTGGGCCTGGGCACCTGGTCCATCGCCAGGAACGGCACACCCGCCGGATTGATGCTGGCCACCGGTCCCGAAGACGCCGTGGAAAGAGCCCTGGCCGCCGCCCGCCGTGCCGGCAGCAGTTGA
- a CDS encoding quinate 5-dehydrogenase → MLHVVSVSLGSSSRDHVARAEFLGRQVLIERRGTDGDIGKAIRLVQELDGRVDAFGMGGIDLYLQAGRRRYRIRDAVPIARAARRTPMVDGSGLKDTLERRVVRYLATEYGLPLRGKTVLMVSAMDRFGMAEALVEAGCRLILGDLMFGLGVPVPLYSLRSLELLARVLAPVIVQLPFRLLYPTGERQKETHPRFAAYYQRADIIAGDYHFIAHHMPDRLEGKVIITNTVTPADVQALRARGVSLLVTTTPEFDGRSFGTNVMEAVMVALCGRAAGELTAADYEELLDRIAFRPRIEELN, encoded by the coding sequence ATTTTGCATGTGGTGTCGGTCTCGCTGGGTTCGAGCAGCCGGGACCACGTGGCCCGCGCCGAATTCCTGGGACGGCAGGTGCTCATCGAGCGGCGGGGTACCGACGGGGACATCGGCAAGGCCATCCGGCTGGTGCAGGAGCTGGATGGACGGGTGGATGCCTTCGGTATGGGCGGCATAGACCTCTACCTGCAGGCGGGGAGGCGCAGGTACCGCATCCGCGATGCCGTGCCCATAGCCCGGGCAGCCCGGCGCACGCCCATGGTCGACGGTTCCGGACTCAAGGACACCCTGGAGCGTCGCGTCGTCAGGTACCTGGCGACCGAATACGGTCTTCCCCTGCGAGGCAAGACCGTGCTCATGGTGTCGGCCATGGACCGGTTCGGGATGGCCGAGGCCCTGGTGGAGGCCGGATGCCGGCTCATACTGGGCGACCTCATGTTTGGCCTGGGCGTCCCCGTCCCGCTGTACAGCCTGCGTTCGCTGGAACTGCTGGCGCGGGTGCTGGCGCCCGTCATCGTGCAGTTACCGTTCCGCTTGCTCTATCCCACCGGGGAAAGGCAGAAGGAAACCCACCCCAGGTTCGCTGCTTACTACCAGCGGGCTGACATCATCGCGGGTGACTACCACTTCATCGCCCACCACATGCCGGACCGCCTGGAGGGAAAGGTCATCATCACCAATACCGTCACCCCTGCCGACGTTCAAGCCCTGCGTGCCCGCGGGGTGAGTTTGCTCGTCACCACCACGCCCGAGTTCGACGGGCGATCCTTCGGGACCAACGTGATGGAGGCGGTGATGGTCGCCCTGTGCGGTCGTGCGGCCGGAGAACTGACCGCAGCGGACTACGAGGAACTGCTTGACCGCATAGCATTCCGCCCTCGCATCGAGGAACTCAACTGA
- a CDS encoding ECF transporter S component: MHIPVLLAGFFCGPFVSMLVGMITPLLSAVLTGMPPLVPPVAQMMVFELGIYGLLTGLLYERLRLGVYPSLVAAMVAGRLVYGFLGYLVLPLFGLNRVPLLAPLALAVGQSLPGVVLQLLLVPLVVALVERNAAILLVGKRAVPSRP, translated from the coding sequence ATGCACATCCCGGTCTTGCTGGCGGGATTCTTCTGCGGTCCTTTCGTGAGCATGCTGGTGGGCATGATTACCCCGCTCCTCAGCGCGGTCCTCACCGGGATGCCGCCGCTCGTGCCCCCGGTCGCGCAGATGATGGTATTCGAACTGGGGATATATGGCCTGCTGACGGGGCTCCTGTACGAGCGGTTGCGCCTGGGGGTGTACCCTTCCCTGGTGGCGGCCATGGTGGCGGGCAGGTTGGTTTACGGCTTCCTGGGATACCTGGTCCTGCCCCTCTTCGGCCTGAACCGGGTTCCCCTGCTTGCTCCCCTTGCCCTCGCCGTGGGGCAATCGTTGCCGGGGGTGGTGCTCCAACTGCTGCTCGTTCCCCTGGTGGTGGCTCTGGTGGAGCGTAACGCGGCCATTCTCCTCGTGGGCAAGCGGGCGGTGCCGTCGCGCCCGTGA
- a CDS encoding pyridoxal phosphate-dependent aminotransferase — translation MSRPTSTSAPGTRLTSQMAAAIPPFIVMDVMEKAQALEKDGVPIIHLEVGEPDFDTPPPIKEAAARALADGHTHYTHSLGLLELREEICAYYKREYGVDITPDRIIVTSGTSPAMLLVFAAILDPGDQVILPDPHYACYPNTIGFVGGSCVYVALREEEGFRYHPEAIRASIGPRTKAILINSPANPTGIVLSPEQLAELANLDTLVVSDEIYHGLVYNGRAHSMLEYTDRCVVINGFSKLYAMTGWRLGYAIVPRELVRPIQKLQQNLLICASSLAQYAALAAFRECDPYVREMVRTYDARRRHLVARLREIGFGVAVEPTGAFYVLANAKKFSPDSYAFASELLERARVAVAPGIDFGNNAEGYLRFSYANSLENIEEGMRRLAAYLEHRPRAGRG, via the coding sequence ATGAGCCGGCCAACCAGCACGAGCGCTCCGGGTACCCGCCTTACCTCGCAGATGGCGGCGGCCATCCCGCCGTTCATCGTGATGGACGTGATGGAAAAGGCTCAGGCCCTGGAGAAAGACGGGGTTCCCATCATCCACCTGGAGGTGGGCGAACCCGACTTCGACACCCCCCCGCCCATCAAGGAAGCAGCGGCCCGCGCCCTGGCCGACGGCCACACCCACTACACCCACAGCCTGGGGCTCCTCGAACTGCGGGAAGAGATATGTGCGTATTACAAGCGGGAATACGGGGTGGACATCACCCCCGACCGCATCATCGTCACCTCCGGAACCTCACCCGCCATGCTGCTCGTATTCGCGGCCATCCTGGATCCAGGCGACCAGGTCATCCTGCCCGACCCCCACTACGCCTGCTACCCGAACACCATCGGCTTCGTGGGCGGGTCCTGTGTCTACGTGGCCCTCCGCGAGGAGGAAGGTTTTCGCTACCACCCGGAGGCCATCCGGGCCTCCATCGGCCCCCGCACGAAGGCCATCCTGATCAACTCCCCGGCCAATCCCACGGGAATCGTGCTTTCTCCCGAGCAGCTTGCCGAACTGGCCAACCTGGACACCCTGGTGGTCTCCGACGAGATATACCACGGCCTGGTGTACAACGGGCGGGCCCACTCCATGCTGGAATACACGGACCGGTGCGTGGTGATCAACGGCTTTTCCAAGCTGTACGCCATGACGGGGTGGCGGCTGGGCTACGCCATCGTCCCCCGCGAACTGGTGCGGCCCATCCAGAAGCTGCAGCAGAACCTGCTCATATGCGCATCCTCCCTGGCCCAGTATGCCGCCCTGGCCGCTTTCCGCGAGTGCGACCCTTACGTCAGGGAGATGGTCAGGACTTACGACGCCCGGCGCCGGCACCTGGTGGCGCGCCTGCGCGAGATCGGGTTCGGAGTAGCGGTAGAGCCCACGGGTGCCTTTTACGTGCTGGCCAACGCCAAAAAGTTCAGCCCGGACTCCTACGCCTTTGCCAGCGAACTCCTGGAACGGGCCCGGGTGGCGGTGGCACCCGGCATCGACTTCGGGAACAACGCAGAGGGGTACCTCAGGTTCTCCTACGCCAACTCCCTGGAGAACATCGAGGAAGGCATGCGCCGCCTGGCCGCCTACCTGGAACACCGCCCCCGGGCAGGCCGGGGCTGA
- a CDS encoding sigma 54-interacting transcriptional regulator: MGQEGWGDGRVSFAAIVGQSPAMQQVCEIARRVAVGDSTVLIQGESGTGKELFARAIHQASRRAGRPFVPLNCGAIPEGLLESELFGYDRGAFTGADPRGKPGKFELADGGTLFLDEVADLALPLQVKLLRALQEREIERLGGRGSIRVDVRVIAASNRPLDHLVEEGKFRRDLYYRLNVIPLHIPPLRERREDIPLLAHHFLARLAHTVPCCPRGFTPAAMRALVSYSWPGNVRELQNAVEFAANMCQGDLIGPEDLPPYVRGISPPAADGGRSLDLRTLEKRAILEALERYGTSLQGKKLAARALGISVATLYRKVERYSLEGSHMRHVR, from the coding sequence ATGGGGCAGGAGGGCTGGGGCGACGGCCGGGTGAGTTTCGCGGCCATAGTGGGGCAGAGCCCGGCCATGCAGCAGGTGTGTGAGATTGCCCGGCGGGTGGCGGTGGGGGATTCCACTGTGCTCATCCAGGGCGAGAGTGGCACCGGTAAGGAGCTATTCGCCCGCGCCATTCATCAGGCCAGCCGCCGGGCAGGAAGGCCATTCGTCCCGCTGAACTGCGGAGCCATTCCCGAAGGCCTGCTGGAGAGCGAATTGTTCGGTTACGACCGGGGTGCCTTCACGGGAGCCGATCCCCGGGGCAAGCCCGGGAAATTCGAACTGGCAGACGGGGGCACCCTCTTCCTGGACGAGGTAGCGGACCTCGCCCTCCCCCTGCAGGTGAAGCTCCTGCGCGCCCTGCAAGAAAGGGAAATAGAGCGGCTGGGGGGCAGAGGTTCCATACGGGTGGACGTGCGGGTGATCGCGGCCAGCAACCGTCCCCTCGATCACCTGGTGGAGGAGGGGAAGTTCCGGCGGGATCTGTATTACCGCCTGAACGTGATCCCGCTTCACATTCCGCCCCTCCGTGAGCGTCGTGAAGATATCCCCCTGCTGGCCCACCATTTCCTGGCCCGCCTGGCGCACACCGTCCCTTGTTGCCCCCGGGGTTTTACTCCCGCCGCCATGCGCGCGCTGGTGTCTTACTCCTGGCCGGGTAACGTACGGGAACTCCAAAACGCCGTGGAGTTTGCGGCCAACATGTGCCAGGGCGACCTCATCGGGCCCGAGGACCTGCCCCCTTACGTGCGCGGGATTTCACCCCCGGCCGCCGATGGCGGCCGGAGCCTGGACCTGCGCACCCTGGAAAAGAGAGCCATCCTGGAGGCTCTTGAGCGTTACGGGACCAGCTTACAGGGCAAGAAGCTGGCGGCGCGGGCTCTGGGGATCAGTGTGGCCACGCTCTACCGCAAGGTGGAGCGCTACTCCCTGGAGGGGTCCCATATGCGCCATGTGCGCTAG
- a CDS encoding acylphosphatase, producing the protein MGRENEAVRAHVYISGRVQGVFFRATTREQAERLGVAGWVRNLPDGRVEALFEGPRPAVEACLEWCHHGPPGARVTGVEVEWQQPRGERGFSIR; encoded by the coding sequence GTGGGACGGGAAAACGAGGCTGTCCGCGCCCACGTGTACATATCGGGGCGGGTGCAGGGTGTTTTCTTCCGGGCCACGACTCGCGAGCAGGCCGAGCGTCTTGGGGTGGCGGGCTGGGTGCGGAACCTGCCGGACGGGCGGGTGGAGGCCTTGTTTGAAGGCCCCCGGCCCGCCGTTGAGGCCTGCCTGGAATGGTGCCATCACGGACCCCCGGGTGCTCGTGTCACCGGGGTCGAGGTGGAATGGCAGCAGCCCCGAGGCGAGCGGGGATTTAGCATCCGCTGA